In bacterium, the DNA window GTCACCGGCAACACCACCGGTCTCACCAACGACTACACCTGTGTCGGCCTCGGCGCTACGGCTCCCGCGGGCTGGTATCCGGTGGGGTCCTACTACAGTGAGACCAGCACGGCGGCCGCGCCGGATGCCGCTTACCATTGGATCGCTCCGGCAACCGCCACTTTCAAGATCACGATGTGCAACGCCGGCAGTGACTACGACCAAGCCATGCTGATCTACAACTACACCTGTCCGACCGAACCGCTGAACCCCGGCGACTTCATCGCCGGCTGCGATGACCTCGGCTCGACATTGTGTGCGTTGAGCAGCTTGCGCGCGGGCGTCGAAGTCGCGCTGTCTCAAAACCAGCACATTCTGATCATCGTGGACGGCTACAGCACCAACGTGGGCAACTTCGAGCTGACCATCTCGCAGAATCCGTAAACCCCGTGGTCCTGTAGAACGCAACTTTTCTGTGGCGAGTGATCGCCACAGGACTGAAAACCCAAGCGGCCGGTGCAATCTGCACCGGCCGCTTTCTCTATCTTGTATTTCGTCGAGCGGAGTCGTCGGGCTACTCTTCGGGAGGGCGTTTGATGACGGTGAAGTGCCGATGCCGCACCACCTCGCCCTCGGCCAGATAGATCGCGTCCTGCGCGATGTTGGTGGCCAGATCGGCGACGCGTTCCAGATACCGCGCGGCCGAGAGCATCTGAATCCACTGATCCAGACGGCGGGGATCGCTGCGAATCTCATCCAATACTTCGGTGAATAGTTCATCCCGCAGCACATCCACCTCGTCGTCCGACATCACCACTTCCCGTCCCAAGTCCGGGTCCGACTCCACCACCGCGTCCAGACTGCGTCGCACCATCGAGATCACTTTCTCGCCCATGACCGCGAGCCTCTTCGGCACGGGAACTTGCCCGCATTCCGCGAAAAACACGACCCGCTCGGCCATATTGACGGCATAGTCGCCCATCCGCTCCAAATCGTTGTTCATCTTCAGCACCGTGACCACGAACCGCAGGTCGCGCGCCACCGGTTGATGAAGGGCGAGAATCTTCAGGCAGTCTTCTTCGACTTGAACTTCGCGGCGGTCAATGACTTCGTCGTTGGCGATGATCTGTTCCGCCAGTTTGCGGTCGCACGTCGAAAGTGCGCGGATCGCCTGCGAGATGCTCTCCTCAACCAGCGTTCCGGTTTC includes these proteins:
- the phoU gene encoding phosphate signaling complex protein PhoU; this translates as MPKFLQRDLDRLRKIALETGTLVEESISQAIRALSTCDRKLAEQIIANDEVIDRREVQVEEDCLKILALHQPVARDLRFVVTVLKMNNDLERMGDYAVNMAERVVFFAECGQVPVPKRLAVMGEKVISMVRRSLDAVVESDPDLGREVVMSDDEVDVLRDELFTEVLDEIRSDPRRLDQWIQMLSAARYLERVADLATNIAQDAIYLAEGEVVRHRHFTVIKRPPEE